A region of Geothrix edaphica DNA encodes the following proteins:
- the rplQ gene encoding 50S ribosomal protein L17, which translates to MRHNVAGKRLGRTTNQRKALMKNLATALIQSERIETTLVKAKELRTYVEPFITLAKTDSVANRRLAMARLGSKDAVQKLFGADFRKRFESRPGGYTRILKMAHRLGDAADMALIEFVDYTLPEPKAEDAE; encoded by the coding sequence ATGCGTCACAACGTTGCCGGCAAGCGCCTGGGCCGCACCACCAACCAGCGCAAGGCCCTCATGAAGAACCTCGCGACCGCCCTGATCCAGAGCGAGCGCATCGAGACCACCCTCGTGAAGGCCAAGGAACTCCGCACCTATGTGGAGCCCTTCATCACCCTCGCGAAGACCGATTCCGTGGCCAACCGCCGTCTGGCGATGGCCCGCCTCGGAAGCAAGGACGCCGTGCAGAAGCTCTTCGGCGCCGACTTCCGCAAGCGCTTCGAGAGCCGCCCCGGCGGCTACACCCGCATCCTCAAGATGGCCCATCGCCTCGGCGACGCGGCTGACATGGCCCTCATCGAGTTCGTGGACTACACCCTCCCCGAGCCCAAGGCCGAGGACGCGGAGTAG
- a CDS encoding serine/threonine protein kinase gives MPQTTIMPGTSLDGFLVGERIHRGGMASLWAISHPDSPLPLLVKAPTLSEGTDPAAIVGFEMEQMILPRLTGPHVPKFVAQGSTGFQPYVIMERILGPTLLPRLAELPLPWAEVAALGARIATALDDLHRQHVVHLDVKPSNLLTRPTGEIVLVDFGLSHHDELPDLMGEEFRLPYGTAPYMAPEQVLGLRKDPRSDQFALGVLMYFFTTGVRPFGDPQRLSGLKRRIWRDPVPPRRLRPDCPPWFQEVILRCLEVHPAWRYPTAAHLAMALRHPDQVKLTARSEKLQQDPFTTVLRRRFADPQLTVPKGKVPTRHDGDAPILAVAVDLSHEAAPIAGTLRSMVAHMLPALPGARVACLNVFKQGRITLDQTVDEQGRNIHLQRLVELRHWAEPLGLEEGRISFHVLQSPDPASAILQYVNANHVDHVVIGARASSLRRSLLGSVSSQVAAQAPCTVTVVRSRRLRQSDFKDEPEDKTESTWTVG, from the coding sequence ATGCCGCAGACCACGATCATGCCCGGGACCTCCCTCGACGGCTTCCTCGTCGGAGAGCGGATCCACCGGGGCGGCATGGCCTCGCTCTGGGCCATCTCGCACCCGGATTCCCCGCTCCCCCTGCTGGTGAAGGCGCCGACCCTCTCGGAGGGCACCGATCCCGCAGCCATCGTCGGGTTCGAGATGGAGCAGATGATCCTCCCGCGCCTGACCGGTCCCCATGTGCCCAAGTTCGTCGCCCAGGGTTCCACCGGCTTCCAGCCCTACGTGATCATGGAGCGCATCCTCGGCCCCACCCTGCTGCCGAGGCTGGCCGAGCTGCCCCTCCCCTGGGCGGAGGTGGCGGCCCTGGGCGCCCGCATCGCCACGGCCCTGGACGACCTCCACCGCCAGCATGTGGTCCACCTGGACGTGAAACCCTCCAACCTCCTCACCCGCCCCACGGGCGAGATCGTGCTCGTGGACTTCGGCCTGTCCCACCATGACGAGCTGCCCGACCTGATGGGCGAGGAGTTCCGGCTGCCCTACGGAACCGCGCCCTACATGGCTCCGGAACAGGTCCTCGGCCTCCGGAAGGACCCCCGCAGCGACCAGTTCGCCCTGGGCGTGCTGATGTACTTCTTCACCACCGGCGTGCGCCCCTTCGGCGATCCCCAGCGCCTCTCCGGCCTGAAGCGCCGCATCTGGCGGGACCCGGTGCCGCCCCGCCGGCTCCGCCCGGACTGCCCGCCCTGGTTCCAGGAGGTCATCCTGCGCTGCCTCGAGGTGCATCCGGCCTGGCGCTATCCCACCGCCGCCCACCTGGCCATGGCCCTGCGTCACCCGGACCAGGTGAAGCTGACCGCCCGCTCCGAGAAGCTGCAGCAGGATCCTTTCACCACCGTCCTGCGGCGCCGCTTCGCGGATCCCCAGCTCACGGTGCCCAAGGGCAAGGTCCCCACGCGGCACGACGGAGACGCCCCGATCCTCGCCGTGGCCGTGGACCTCTCGCACGAAGCGGCCCCCATCGCCGGCACGCTGCGCAGCATGGTGGCCCACATGCTACCGGCCCTGCCCGGCGCCCGGGTGGCCTGCCTGAATGTCTTCAAGCAGGGGCGCATCACCCTGGACCAGACGGTGGACGAGCAGGGACGGAACATCCACCTCCAGCGCCTGGTAGAGCTCCGCCACTGGGCGGAGCCCCTGGGCCTGGAGGAGGGGCGGATCAGCTTCCACGTGCTGCAGTCGCCGGATCCCGCCTCGGCCATCCTCCAGTACGTGAATGCCAACCATGTGGATCACGTGGTGATCGGGGCCCGCGCCAGCTCCCTGCGCCGCTCCCTGCTGGGCAGCGTGTCCAGCCAGGTGGCCGCCCAGGCCCCCTGCACGGTGACCGTGGTGCGGTCCCGCCGCCTGCGGCAGTCCGATTTCAAGGACGAGCCCGAGGACAAGACCGAGAGCACCTGGACGGTGGGCTGA
- a CDS encoding metallophosphoesterase family protein, which translates to MRIALLADIHANRLALEACLEHARTQRADRLVFLGDYVGYGAQPNEVVERIMAEAARGAIAVAGNHDQAVANDREAMTPDAETAMAWTRGQLGPEARDFLASLPLRFEDGTRLYVHASPQTYPPWIYIRESRDALRALEASRAQMVFCGHTHLPALHGITATGQLVSFQPVPGAPVPLPPHRRWLTVVGAVGQSRDGNPAAAYALLDTATSEITHFRVPYDVQAAATALLEAGLPPALAARLRKGL; encoded by the coding sequence ATGCGCATCGCCCTCCTGGCAGACATCCATGCCAACCGGCTCGCGTTGGAGGCCTGCCTGGAGCACGCCCGGACCCAGCGCGCGGACCGGCTCGTGTTCCTGGGCGACTATGTGGGCTACGGTGCCCAGCCCAACGAAGTGGTGGAGCGGATCATGGCCGAGGCCGCCCGGGGCGCCATCGCCGTCGCGGGCAACCACGACCAGGCCGTGGCCAACGACCGGGAGGCCATGACGCCCGATGCGGAGACCGCCATGGCCTGGACCCGCGGCCAGCTGGGCCCCGAGGCCCGGGACTTCCTGGCCAGCCTGCCCCTGCGCTTCGAGGATGGGACCCGCCTGTACGTGCATGCCAGCCCGCAGACCTATCCGCCATGGATCTATATCCGCGAGAGCCGCGACGCCCTCCGCGCGCTGGAAGCCAGCCGTGCCCAGATGGTCTTCTGCGGGCACACCCACCTGCCCGCCCTGCATGGGATCACCGCCACCGGGCAGCTGGTGTCCTTCCAGCCCGTCCCCGGCGCTCCCGTGCCCCTGCCGCCGCACCGCCGCTGGCTGACCGTGGTGGGTGCCGTCGGCCAATCCCGCGACGGCAATCCGGCCGCGGCGTATGCTCTGCTGGACACCGCCACCTCCGAGATCACCCACTTCCGGGTGCCCTACGATGTCCAGGCTGCGGCCACCGCCCTCCTGGAGGCCGGCCTTCCCCCGGCCCTGGCGGCGCGGCTCAGGAAGGGACTCTGA
- a CDS encoding MFS transporter translates to MAIATEQVAARTPLTKEERMVIVASSVGTVFEWYDFYLYATLAPFFATLFFPKGNDTAALLSAFAAYAAGFLVRPFGALVFGRIGDLIGRKYTFLVTIVVMGLSTFGVGLLPTFASIGWWAPIIMVTLRLLQGLALGGEYGGAATYVAEHSAHDRRGYNTSWIQTTATVGFFLCLGIILSCRAALTKEAFASWGWRIPFWMSIFLLAVSVWIRLKLHESPVFTKMKAEGKTSKAPLSDSFLKYPNNKYALLALLGATAGQGVVWYTGQFYALFFMQITLKLDYQTTYMMIGASLLLGTPFFIFFGWLSDKIGRLKIILAGCLIAALTFFPLFKALTHYVNPALETFQNTTVITVAGNPKDETFNLFVGPWSKFSQLDRVNDFFGKQGLNFNKVAPEAGKMVVATIEGKNPTTGQFTTTRVEGWSAASEAALKKALTDLGYPKEADKSKVNYPMTLLILFVMLIYVTMVYGPIAAFLVELFPTNIRYTSMSLPYHIGNGWFGGMLPLIATAIVALKGNIYYGLWYPIIVALVTVVIGALFLKETKDRDISTYQH, encoded by the coding sequence ATGGCCATTGCAACCGAACAAGTCGCAGCAAGAACGCCACTCACCAAGGAAGAACGCATGGTGATCGTGGCATCGTCCGTCGGGACGGTGTTCGAGTGGTACGACTTCTACCTCTACGCCACGCTGGCGCCCTTCTTCGCGACCCTCTTCTTCCCCAAGGGGAACGACACGGCCGCCCTGCTCTCCGCCTTCGCGGCCTACGCGGCCGGCTTCCTGGTGCGTCCCTTCGGCGCGCTGGTGTTCGGGCGCATCGGGGATCTGATCGGTCGCAAGTACACCTTCCTGGTGACCATCGTCGTGATGGGCCTGTCCACCTTCGGCGTCGGCCTCCTGCCCACCTTCGCCTCCATCGGCTGGTGGGCCCCGATCATCATGGTCACCCTGCGCCTGCTGCAGGGCCTGGCCCTGGGCGGCGAGTACGGCGGCGCGGCCACCTACGTGGCGGAGCACTCCGCCCATGACCGCCGCGGCTACAACACCAGTTGGATCCAGACCACGGCCACCGTCGGCTTCTTCCTGTGCCTCGGGATCATCCTGTCCTGCCGCGCGGCCCTCACCAAGGAAGCCTTCGCCTCCTGGGGCTGGCGCATTCCCTTCTGGATGTCCATCTTCCTGCTCGCCGTGTCCGTCTGGATCCGCCTGAAGCTGCACGAATCCCCCGTTTTCACCAAGATGAAGGCCGAGGGCAAGACCTCCAAGGCGCCCCTCAGCGACAGCTTCCTGAAGTACCCCAACAACAAGTACGCGCTGCTCGCCCTCCTCGGCGCCACCGCAGGCCAGGGCGTGGTGTGGTACACCGGCCAGTTCTACGCGCTCTTCTTCATGCAGATCACGCTGAAGCTGGACTACCAGACCACCTACATGATGATCGGCGCCTCGCTGCTGCTGGGCACGCCCTTCTTCATCTTCTTCGGCTGGCTGTCGGACAAGATCGGCCGCCTGAAGATCATCCTGGCGGGCTGCCTCATCGCCGCCCTCACGTTCTTCCCCCTGTTCAAGGCCCTGACGCACTACGTGAACCCCGCCCTGGAGACCTTCCAGAACACCACGGTGATCACGGTGGCCGGGAACCCCAAGGATGAGACGTTCAACCTCTTCGTCGGCCCCTGGAGCAAGTTCTCCCAACTGGACCGCGTGAACGACTTCTTCGGGAAGCAGGGCCTCAACTTCAACAAGGTCGCGCCCGAGGCCGGCAAGATGGTGGTCGCCACCATCGAGGGCAAGAACCCCACGACGGGCCAGTTCACCACGACCCGCGTCGAGGGCTGGAGCGCGGCTTCGGAAGCCGCCCTGAAGAAGGCCCTGACCGACCTCGGCTATCCCAAGGAGGCCGACAAGTCCAAGGTCAACTACCCCATGACCCTGCTGATCCTGTTCGTCATGCTCATCTACGTGACGATGGTGTACGGGCCCATCGCGGCCTTCCTGGTGGAGCTCTTCCCCACCAACATCCGCTACACCTCCATGTCGCTGCCGTACCACATCGGCAACGGCTGGTTCGGCGGGATGCTGCCCCTGATCGCCACGGCCATCGTGGCCCTGAAGGGCAACATCTACTATGGGCTCTGGTATCCCATCATCGTGGCCCTCGTCACCGTGGTGATCGGCGCCCTCTTCCTGAAGGAAACCAAGGACCGGGACATCAGCACCTACCAGCACTGA
- the acs gene encoding acetate--CoA ligase → MSEDLFPVKPHIRERAHIKTMEEYQRLYRLSLDNPEWFWGEQAKSLTWFHPWQSVFDADYKEVDFSWFSGGRLNACFNCVDRHLPHLGDKTALIWAQDEPGVYTHITYRDLKHHVARVANVLLHNGVQKGDRVCIYMTMIPELVYTMLACARIGAVHSVVFGGFSAESLRDRIVDAHCKVVVTANEGLRGGKRVPLKRTVDRAIEGMSLVETVLVARRTDGDVPMQPGRDLWLDEETAKQRSTCTNEWMGAEDPLFILYTSGSTGKPKGLLHTTGGYLTYAAFTHKLVFDYHPDDIYFCAADVGWVTGHSYIVYGPLANGATSVIFESTPLYPDAGRYWQIVDDLGVTILYTAPTALRALAQAGDSWIKKYSRKSLRILGTVGEPINPEVWRWYHDVVGEGRCTVVDTWWQTETGGILITPLPGVTPTKPGSATLPFFGVKPVIVDPATGVPLEGNDVSGALCLGAPWPGQARTVHGDHKRFRDTYFTQYPGYYFTGDGARRDEDGYYWITGRIDDVINVSGHRLGTAEVESALVAHEAVAEAAVVGYPHPIKGQGIYCYVLLNHGYTEQGSQQLIGALKEQVRQVIGAFAAPDVIHISSGLPKTRSGKIMRRILRKIASSEYDGMGDISTLAEPDVVSRLIEEHQKSQH, encoded by the coding sequence ATGTCCGAAGACCTCTTCCCAGTGAAGCCCCACATCCGGGAGCGGGCCCACATCAAGACCATGGAGGAGTACCAGCGCCTGTACCGGCTGTCCCTGGACAACCCGGAGTGGTTCTGGGGGGAGCAGGCCAAGTCCCTCACGTGGTTCCACCCTTGGCAGTCCGTCTTCGACGCGGACTACAAGGAGGTGGACTTCTCCTGGTTCTCCGGCGGGCGCCTCAACGCGTGCTTCAACTGCGTGGATCGCCACCTGCCGCACCTGGGGGACAAGACCGCCCTCATCTGGGCGCAGGATGAGCCGGGCGTCTACACCCACATCACCTATCGGGACCTCAAGCACCACGTGGCGCGGGTGGCCAATGTCCTGCTGCACAACGGCGTGCAGAAGGGCGATCGGGTCTGCATCTACATGACGATGATCCCCGAGTTGGTCTACACCATGCTGGCCTGCGCCCGCATCGGGGCGGTGCATTCCGTGGTCTTCGGCGGCTTCTCCGCGGAGTCGCTGCGGGACCGCATCGTGGACGCCCACTGCAAGGTGGTGGTCACGGCCAACGAGGGCCTGCGGGGCGGCAAGCGGGTGCCCCTCAAGCGCACCGTGGACCGCGCCATCGAGGGCATGTCCCTGGTGGAGACCGTGCTGGTGGCCCGGCGCACGGACGGCGACGTGCCCATGCAGCCCGGACGCGACCTCTGGCTGGACGAGGAGACCGCCAAGCAGCGCTCCACCTGCACCAACGAGTGGATGGGCGCGGAGGACCCGCTCTTCATCCTCTACACTTCCGGCAGCACGGGCAAACCCAAGGGTCTGCTCCACACCACCGGCGGCTACCTCACCTACGCGGCCTTCACGCACAAGCTGGTCTTCGACTACCACCCGGACGACATCTACTTCTGCGCCGCCGATGTCGGCTGGGTCACGGGCCACAGCTACATCGTCTACGGGCCCCTGGCCAACGGCGCCACCTCGGTGATCTTCGAGTCCACGCCGCTCTATCCCGATGCCGGCCGCTACTGGCAGATCGTGGACGACCTGGGCGTGACCATCCTCTACACGGCCCCCACGGCCCTGCGCGCCCTGGCCCAGGCCGGCGACAGCTGGATCAAGAAATACAGCCGCAAGTCGCTGCGCATCCTCGGCACCGTGGGCGAGCCCATCAACCCCGAAGTCTGGCGCTGGTACCACGACGTGGTGGGCGAAGGCCGCTGCACGGTGGTGGACACCTGGTGGCAGACGGAGACGGGCGGCATCCTCATCACGCCCCTGCCGGGCGTGACGCCCACCAAGCCGGGCTCGGCCACCCTGCCCTTCTTCGGGGTGAAGCCCGTCATCGTGGACCCCGCCACCGGCGTGCCCCTGGAGGGCAACGATGTGTCCGGCGCCCTCTGCCTGGGCGCCCCCTGGCCGGGGCAGGCCCGCACGGTGCATGGCGACCACAAGCGGTTCCGGGACACCTACTTCACCCAGTACCCGGGCTACTACTTCACGGGGGATGGCGCCCGACGCGACGAGGACGGCTACTACTGGATCACCGGCCGCATCGACGATGTCATCAACGTGTCCGGCCATCGCCTGGGCACGGCCGAGGTGGAGAGCGCCCTGGTGGCCCACGAGGCCGTGGCCGAGGCCGCCGTGGTGGGCTACCCCCATCCCATCAAGGGCCAGGGCATCTACTGCTACGTCCTGCTCAACCACGGCTATACGGAGCAGGGTAGCCAGCAGCTCATCGGCGCCCTCAAGGAGCAGGTGCGGCAGGTCATCGGCGCCTTCGCGGCCCCCGATGTCATCCACATCTCCTCGGGCCTGCCCAAGACCCGCAGCGGCAAGATCATGCGGCGCATCCTGCGGAAGATCGCCTCCTCCGAGTACGACGGCATGGGCGACATCTCCACCCTCGCCGAGCCGGATGTGGTCAGCCGGCTCATCGAAGAACATCAAAAGAGCCAGCACTAA
- a CDS encoding purine-nucleoside phosphorylase, giving the protein MTASAALQALQARAPFVPDLAIVLGSGLGALAESPEAKAGVAIPFTDLPGFPAPTVAGHGGQLVFCEFEGRKVVLQAGRFHFYEGHPMPLVVTPMRLYGRLGVKAVLLTNAAGALNPAFGVGELMALTDHINLFGTNPLIGPNVEPGPRFPDMTAVYDPAFRTHLASCAATLGQTLRQGVYLGLTGPSYETPAEIRAFRVMGADAVGMSTVPEAIVARHEGMRVAGISCLCNMAAGILPQALTHQEVLEAGAAAAGRFEALVRAFVRDLPL; this is encoded by the coding sequence ATGACCGCCTCCGCCGCCCTCCAGGCCCTGCAGGCCCGGGCGCCCTTTGTGCCCGACCTCGCCATCGTCCTGGGTTCCGGCCTGGGCGCCCTGGCTGAAAGCCCCGAGGCGAAAGCGGGCGTGGCCATCCCCTTCACGGACCTCCCCGGCTTCCCCGCCCCGACCGTGGCCGGCCACGGGGGCCAGCTGGTCTTCTGCGAGTTCGAAGGCCGGAAGGTGGTGCTCCAGGCGGGACGCTTCCACTTCTACGAGGGCCATCCCATGCCCCTCGTGGTCACCCCCATGCGGCTCTACGGGCGCCTCGGCGTGAAGGCCGTGCTGCTCACCAACGCCGCCGGCGCCCTCAACCCGGCCTTCGGCGTGGGCGAGCTCATGGCCCTCACGGACCACATCAACCTCTTCGGCACCAACCCCCTCATCGGCCCCAACGTGGAGCCGGGCCCGCGGTTCCCGGACATGACCGCCGTCTATGACCCGGCCTTCCGGACCCACCTGGCCAGCTGCGCCGCGACCCTCGGCCAGACCCTCCGCCAGGGGGTCTACCTGGGGCTCACGGGGCCCAGCTACGAAACGCCCGCCGAGATCCGCGCCTTCCGCGTGATGGGCGCCGATGCCGTGGGCATGAGCACCGTGCCCGAGGCCATCGTGGCGCGGCACGAAGGCATGCGCGTGGCCGGCATCTCCTGTCTCTGCAACATGGCCGCCGGCATCCTGCCCCAGGCCCTCACCCACCAGGAAGTGCTCGAGGCCGGCGCCGCCGCGGCAGGCCGCTTTGAGGCGCTGGTACGGGCGTTCGTGAGAGACCTTCCGCTGTAG
- a CDS encoding LysM peptidoglycan-binding domain-containing M23 family metallopeptidase: MRFAVLTLVLASLSVGLQAAPKRTSKKIASRPADDGAVHIVRKGETAAAVARVHGMSLADLAALNPGRKLSKLSVGIRLKVRPSKAVAAASETEDAPIQALPATPRPALAALPTPAVVPPAPMPHLERLLPYQVRAVVPAPSGTAASGHLEAHLAPGTPSQLLARMQPVMPPVSEAELNALLPTFTPADPDRLDLLWPVETRTISSAWGPRMRTKTVRVKNQRKKRVRYKGRHRGIDLTAPTGTAVFAALDGQVVMAGKHKQYGNFVVVDHGNGVATLYAHHKLNLVHEGDIVRRGQKIAEVGRTGNATGPHLHFELKVDGVQRNPLPVLNDEEEVSAELAAQNALLGVGARR, from the coding sequence ATGCGTTTTGCCGTCTTGACCCTCGTTCTCGCGTCCCTCAGTGTCGGCCTCCAGGCCGCTCCGAAACGGACCTCCAAGAAGATCGCCTCCAGGCCCGCCGATGATGGTGCCGTCCACATCGTGCGCAAGGGTGAGACCGCCGCGGCGGTGGCCCGGGTCCACGGGATGAGCCTGGCCGACCTGGCCGCCCTGAATCCCGGCCGGAAGCTGTCCAAGCTCTCCGTTGGCATCCGCCTGAAGGTGCGTCCCTCCAAGGCTGTGGCCGCGGCCTCCGAAACGGAGGACGCTCCCATCCAGGCCCTCCCGGCCACGCCCCGGCCCGCGCTGGCGGCCCTGCCCACGCCCGCGGTCGTGCCCCCGGCCCCCATGCCGCACCTGGAGCGCCTGCTGCCCTACCAGGTCCGGGCTGTGGTTCCCGCCCCCAGCGGCACGGCGGCCTCCGGCCACCTGGAAGCCCACCTGGCTCCCGGCACCCCGTCCCAGCTCCTGGCCCGGATGCAGCCGGTCATGCCGCCGGTGAGCGAAGCCGAGCTGAACGCCCTGCTGCCCACCTTCACCCCGGCCGACCCGGACCGCCTCGACCTGCTCTGGCCCGTGGAGACGCGGACCATCAGCTCCGCCTGGGGCCCCCGGATGCGCACCAAGACCGTCCGGGTGAAGAACCAGCGCAAGAAGCGGGTCCGCTACAAGGGCCGCCACCGCGGCATCGACCTCACCGCCCCCACCGGCACCGCCGTGTTCGCGGCCCTGGACGGACAGGTGGTGATGGCCGGGAAGCACAAGCAGTACGGCAACTTCGTGGTGGTCGACCACGGCAACGGCGTCGCCACGCTCTACGCCCACCACAAGCTGAACCTGGTCCATGAGGGCGACATCGTGCGCCGGGGCCAGAAGATCGCCGAGGTCGGCCGCACGGGCAACGCCACGGGCCCGCACCTCCACTTCGAGCTCAAGGTGGATGGCGTGCAGCGGAATCCCCTGCCGGTCCTCAACGACGAGGAAGAGGTCTCCGCCGAGCTCGCCGCCCAGAACGCCCTGCTGGGAGTCGGCGCCCGACGCTGA
- the moaC gene encoding cyclic pyranopterin monophosphate synthase MoaC, which yields MAELTHLDPEGRPKMVDVSAKAVTRRVAVAAGYLELDAPAAEALSKGGGPKGDPWSVARLGAVGGVKRTSDLIPLAHPLAIEAVDVVHHWDPATRRAWLRVQVSCEGRTGIEMEALAGVTVGLLVLYDMLKAVSHGMALGPARLLRKEGGRRGTVTLPWAGCPWEP from the coding sequence ATGGCTGAGCTGACGCACCTCGATCCCGAAGGCCGGCCCAAGATGGTGGACGTCTCCGCCAAGGCCGTAACCCGGCGAGTCGCCGTGGCCGCGGGCTACCTGGAGCTGGATGCCCCCGCCGCGGAGGCCCTGTCCAAGGGGGGCGGCCCCAAGGGGGATCCCTGGTCCGTGGCCCGGCTCGGGGCGGTGGGCGGGGTCAAGCGGACCTCCGACCTGATCCCCCTGGCCCACCCCCTGGCCATCGAGGCCGTGGATGTGGTCCACCACTGGGACCCCGCCACCCGCCGGGCCTGGCTGCGCGTGCAGGTGAGCTGCGAAGGCCGCACGGGCATCGAGATGGAAGCGCTGGCGGGCGTGACCGTGGGCCTGCTGGTGCTCTACGACATGCTCAAGGCCGTGAGCCACGGCATGGCCCTCGGCCCGGCCCGTCTCCTTCGGAAGGAGGGCGGCCGGCGGGGCACGGTGACCCTGCCCTGGGCCGGATGCCCCTGGGAGCCCTGA
- a CDS encoding HAD family hydrolase: MKLIAWDFDGTLVDSRPLIEAGMAHALDTLGQPRSVMQEWLKYVGLPVEAGIRNTFGPLGLDHDTVLKAYRSFGHAEHEHLMRPFDGIPELLGELRARGQRMGVATSKRTVPLLRQMARFGWEAFFDPIITPDDVTHGKPHPETLELMQARTGLAPEEILMVGDTPFDLDMARAAGVPSLAVGHGFYPQEALAACGPRAYAPDTAALRDILLAWVED, from the coding sequence TTGAAACTCATCGCCTGGGACTTCGACGGCACGCTGGTGGACAGCCGCCCCCTCATCGAGGCGGGCATGGCCCACGCCCTGGACACCCTGGGCCAGCCCCGGTCGGTCATGCAGGAATGGCTCAAGTACGTGGGCCTGCCTGTGGAGGCGGGCATCCGGAACACCTTCGGCCCCCTGGGCCTGGACCACGACACGGTCCTGAAGGCCTACCGCAGCTTCGGCCACGCGGAACACGAGCACCTGATGCGGCCCTTCGACGGCATCCCCGAGCTGCTGGGGGAGCTGCGGGCCCGGGGCCAGCGCATGGGCGTGGCCACCTCCAAGCGGACCGTCCCGCTCCTGCGCCAGATGGCCCGGTTCGGCTGGGAGGCCTTCTTCGACCCCATCATCACGCCCGACGACGTCACCCATGGCAAGCCGCACCCCGAAACGCTGGAGCTGATGCAGGCCCGCACCGGCCTGGCCCCGGAGGAGATCCTCATGGTGGGCGACACCCCCTTCGACCTGGACATGGCCCGGGCCGCCGGGGTGCCCAGCCTGGCCGTGGGCCATGGCTTCTATCCCCAGGAGGCCCTGGCCGCCTGCGGCCCCCGGGCCTACGCGCCGGACACGGCCGCGCTGCGCGACATCCTGCTCGCCTGGGTGGAGGACTGA